The following are encoded together in the Candidatus Methylomirabilota bacterium genome:
- a CDS encoding SDR family NAD(P)-dependent oxidoreductase, which yields MPGRLKDKVAVITGAGSRGPGLGNGKAAAILFAREGARVLCVDLKAENAEETAKLIAQEGGEAAVFAADVTRKADCEAMVKAALDRWGAVDILHNNVGIESRKTLFETTEEEWDKVMAVNLKSMLLATQAAAKPMVERGRGAIICVSSVAALRGHDRTAYAAAKAGVIGFVRTCAAQLGPKGVRVNAIAPGMVWTPMVESVGPELREKRRKATPLGTEGEGWDVGWAAVYLASDEARWVTGQTLVVDGGLTLTTR from the coding sequence ATGCCGGGAAGACTCAAGGACAAGGTCGCCGTCATCACGGGCGCGGGGTCACGCGGACCCGGGCTCGGCAATGGCAAGGCCGCGGCCATCCTCTTCGCCCGCGAGGGCGCGCGGGTGCTCTGCGTCGACCTGAAGGCCGAGAACGCAGAGGAGACGGCCAAGCTGATCGCCCAGGAAGGCGGCGAGGCCGCGGTCTTCGCGGCCGATGTGACGCGTAAGGCCGACTGCGAGGCGATGGTGAAGGCCGCGCTCGATCGCTGGGGCGCGGTGGACATCCTCCACAACAATGTCGGCATCGAGTCGCGCAAGACGCTCTTCGAGACGACGGAAGAGGAGTGGGACAAGGTCATGGCCGTGAACCTCAAGTCCATGCTGCTCGCCACACAGGCCGCGGCCAAGCCCATGGTCGAGCGCGGGCGCGGCGCCATCATTTGCGTCTCTTCCGTGGCCGCGCTGCGCGGTCACGACCGCACCGCTTACGCCGCCGCCAAGGCGGGCGTGATCGGCTTCGTGCGCACCTGCGCGGCGCAGCTCGGCCCCAAGGGCGTGCGCGTGAACGCGATCGCGCCCGGCATGGTGTGGACGCCGATGGTCGAGAGCGTCGGGCCCGAGCTGCGCGAGAAGCGACGGAAGGCGACTCCGCTCGGCACCGAGGGCGAGGGCTGGGACGTGGGCTGGGCCGCCGTCTACCTCGCGAGCGACGAGGCGCGCTGGGTGACGGGGCAGACCCTGGTCGTGGACGGCGGCTTGACGCTCACCACGCGATAA
- a CDS encoding LLM class flavin-dependent oxidoreductase gives MAMTFGMHLGHVGGPMAEMRKLWRYADANGFDWFSSADHFQESPYRDGNGPCFEAISTMTAIALDTRHVKVGSLVICVNYRNPGVLAKAVCTIDHLSGGRCELGIGAGWHQHEYEGFGIPFERIGIRQDHLEEAVQILRMLFDQPISNFKGQYFQLNDARCNPKPVQKRLPIWVGGQGEKRTLRTAARYADGWNAPYIDPQTWKAKNAILEDWCAKEGRDPKTLARTVNVGFYGGADAKGVARGEAIFKAHWGDRPERKGFFRGLPKDALEMCQAYEAVGAQRVNLAFRAGPYDFEAIQAFTETVLPAFGIKRPQSSARA, from the coding sequence ATGGCGATGACCTTCGGGATGCACCTGGGACACGTGGGCGGGCCCATGGCCGAGATGCGCAAGCTGTGGCGCTATGCCGACGCCAACGGCTTCGACTGGTTCTCCTCGGCCGACCACTTCCAGGAGTCGCCCTATCGAGACGGCAACGGGCCATGCTTCGAGGCCATCAGCACCATGACGGCCATCGCCCTCGACACGAGGCACGTGAAGGTCGGCTCGCTCGTCATCTGCGTCAACTACCGAAACCCCGGCGTGCTCGCCAAGGCCGTGTGCACCATCGACCACCTCTCGGGCGGCCGCTGCGAGCTCGGCATCGGCGCGGGCTGGCACCAGCACGAGTACGAGGGCTTCGGCATCCCCTTCGAGCGGATCGGCATCCGCCAGGATCACCTGGAGGAAGCCGTGCAGATCCTGCGCATGCTCTTCGATCAGCCCATCTCGAACTTCAAGGGGCAGTACTTCCAGCTCAACGACGCGCGCTGCAATCCCAAGCCCGTCCAGAAGCGTCTGCCCATCTGGGTAGGCGGCCAGGGCGAGAAGCGCACGCTCAGGACGGCGGCCAGGTACGCGGACGGCTGGAATGCCCCCTACATCGACCCGCAGACGTGGAAGGCCAAGAACGCCATCCTCGAGGATTGGTGCGCAAAAGAAGGCCGCGATCCCAAGACGCTCGCCCGCACGGTCAACGTCGGCTTCTACGGGGGCGCCGACGCGAAGGGTGTGGCGCGCGGCGAGGCAATCTTCAAAGCGCACTGGGGCGACAGACCCGAGCGCAAAGGCTTTTTCCGTGGCCTGCCGAAAGACGCGCTCGAGATGTGCCAGGCCTATGAGGCCGTGGGAGCCCAGCGCGTGAACCTGGCCTTTCGCGCGGGCCCGTACGACTTCGAG